One part of the Desulfomonile tiedjei genome encodes these proteins:
- a CDS encoding pyridoxal-phosphate dependent enzyme yields the protein MVAPTINEIRQAAERIRPYAHRTPVLTCASLDRQVGAKVFLKCENLQKVGAFKFRGACNAVFSLTDTEAARGVVTHSSGNHAQALALAARLRGIQAYIVMPHNAPAVKTAAVEAYGGKITFCEPTLEARESMLEKVLAETGATVVHPYNNYQVMAGQGTATLELLQDFPDLEVVVTPVGGGGLLSGTAIAAMELSPGIRVIAAEPEQADDAFRSLAAGRIIPSANPQTIADGLRGSLGDLTFPIIQRRVEQIVTVSEPGIVAAMKFVWERAKIIIEPSAAVAVGALWERKIDLTGLRVGVILSGGNVDLDKLPWQSHHSDCPK from the coding sequence GTGGTTGCACCCACTATTAACGAAATTCGCCAGGCAGCGGAACGCATTCGGCCATACGCTCACCGCACGCCGGTGCTCACCTGCGCCAGTCTGGACCGGCAGGTGGGCGCCAAGGTCTTTCTTAAATGTGAAAACCTGCAAAAGGTCGGGGCATTCAAGTTTCGCGGGGCATGCAATGCCGTGTTCTCGCTCACTGATACCGAGGCCGCACGAGGAGTGGTGACTCATTCGTCAGGCAATCACGCGCAGGCGCTCGCGCTGGCCGCGCGGCTTCGCGGAATTCAGGCATACATTGTTATGCCTCATAACGCCCCGGCGGTGAAAACCGCAGCGGTGGAAGCCTACGGAGGCAAAATCACTTTCTGCGAACCAACCCTCGAAGCGCGGGAATCCATGCTGGAGAAGGTGCTTGCTGAAACCGGGGCGACAGTGGTTCACCCGTACAATAATTATCAGGTCATGGCAGGCCAGGGTACCGCGACGCTGGAGTTGTTGCAGGATTTCCCGGACTTGGAAGTGGTCGTAACTCCTGTGGGAGGCGGCGGGCTGTTGAGCGGCACCGCGATAGCGGCGATGGAACTTTCACCCGGTATCCGAGTCATCGCGGCCGAACCCGAACAAGCCGACGACGCTTTCCGTTCGCTGGCCGCGGGAAGAATCATACCATCGGCCAATCCTCAAACCATCGCGGACGGGCTTCGGGGTTCACTCGGAGACCTCACCTTCCCTATCATACAGAGGCGTGTCGAGCAGATCGTGACGGTAAGCGAACCGGGCATTGTCGCAGCCATGAAGTTCGTATGGGAACGAGCGAAAATCATAATCGAGCCTTCGGCCGCTGTGGCGGTAGGTGCCCTGTGGGAACGCAAAATAGACCTGACCGGTCTGCGAGTGGGCGTCATACTTTCGGGTGGGAATGTAGACCTGGATAAGCTTCCGTGGCAAAGTCATCATAGCGATTGCCCGAAATGA